AAAATTGGTTGTAATGAAATTACAgattaatttttccctcattttttgaaataaaaaaaaaaatgcacttaACAGTTATAGGAGGTTAAAATGTGTacgctgttttttttgtttttttttttccccttccattttttattcatgcTTTTCCACATTGTCTTGTTGCATCATTGAGAATATCGAAAAGAGAaggttttaatttttgtctAATTTTTGGCTTCCTTTTCGTGTTCACATGTGTTTTGTTAAATTGTGTTAATTGTTTAagggaaaacagaaaaaaaaaaaaaaaaaaagcaagaaaaggaaaacccgatttgtttctccttttcctttttaaaccATCTGTTTATCCTTATCTTTAGTAGAAACCACATTGTCGTTTCGTGGAGGAGCGAAGAAAATTAACCCCCCACACACAAATGAGCATGTTGTGCTTGCGTATTCGGCGTCCATTTTACTGAACATTAAGAGGTGAGAACGTTACCTGAATGGTGGACGATTAAAGAGGGTCCTAAATTgtctatatgtgtatgtctACAGTTGTGTGTATGCTTCTCCATGTGTGCACCTCACTAATTGTTGCCTTTCCCTTTGGGCTACCATccccaccccctttttttttctttttttttttttgcagaccCCTCCACATTCGACAGCACCCTGTAAACTTGCAATTCTTATCCTCAGGCAGGAGCTATTTTGGGCATTATCCGGAAAGGCACTTTGAGGGGAATAATTTTGTATCGTTTCTATTAGGGATGAATAAGTGGTTGAAAGGGAAATCCCCAATAGGAACTAGCTATAGCCACACTTTGTGACGCGCTATAACCACACGATATAGGTGCGGGAAACAAAATGTGCTAGGCTAACAAACACCCACGTgcaacttttaaaaaaagaaaaaaataatgaagccaagaaatataaacaacTTGTTAGCCATTTGGTGCatcatattttccatttgtgaATACGGCTATGTGGGGAGCCTCCGAATCGGGATTCGCAGAAACTACAGTCGGAGCCACAATCCACATCAGCATGGAGAAGGCGAAGTGGACTTCCGAACAAATGGACATTTAAGTGACTTGGGAAAGCacgaaaatattttaagtaACAATATTTCTTACAATAGCAAAAACGAGGCTTCATTTCTTAATCAGAAAAAACAACTTGaagatgatgacgatgacgACTTGGGGGCCCTGTACaacgacgatgatgatgatgatgatgcgTCTACCACTACGGGAGGTATGTGCGCGCAGTTACCATTGCAGCaaaaaagatttaaaaaaaaaaaaaaaaaaaaaaaaacatttcagTTTTCACTCCCTCCGCTGGAGCGAGACCATAGTGTGCGTGTagatgcatgtatgtatgtacgaaTGTGCTTATTCACGAGCGCCACACCCGAACACACTTGCAGGTGGCTCTACGACAAGTGACGATGACGATCTGGAGCTTCCCGACCAAGACGAGGGGGCAGATGAAGAAGATGCCCAGAACCAACTAACCACCGAGGACGACGCAGAAAGTagcggtaaaaaaaaataaatgagaaaataagTGGGTCTGCACGAAACAGCAAATGTGCGCAACTACACAtgcgtacacatatatatatgcatgcggAACTTCCTCCCCCGCAGGGACAGACGAAGGACTAAAAAAGAAGTTCCAACTGAGCAAACACGAAAAACTCatagaagataaaaaagaacagacgGAAAATACTTTTAAGAAGTACCGCTTCAAAGATGACGACAAGGACGAGGAGGTAGATAAAGAGGCGGATGATGATGGTGAGGGAGATAAAACGCAATCAAACACTAGGGACGCAATGAAGAAGGACTTGAACGTTTTTCCAGGGTTATACTTTGCAGGTATCGGGTATGATTCCCTTTTTGGAAACCCCTTGGGGGAAGCAGACTCTTTGACGGACCCGGGTTATAGGGGGCAGATTATACTGATGAACTGGGAGCTCAGCAACAGAGGAATTGCAAACGACCTGGCTACTTTGCAACCCTTGAATGGATGGATCAGGAAGGAAAACGCCTGCAGTAGAGCAGAATCGGTACGTTTATCCGCCTCCGTGGAGTGTCCacttttctacattttggaGGAATGGCCAAGGGGTAGCACCCTGTAGCGGTTCGGCTGAACGGTCCCAGAGGAAGCGCCCAAAAAAGGGTCACATAAAATTGGCATCTCCACGAATGCATGCACCTTTTCTCACTGTCATCATTgcatcaccaccaccaccccttaACAGATCAAAGAGTGTAGCAGCGTTTCGGACTACGCCAAAAATCTGACTGCGGAAGCGAGCGTGTCAGGCAGCTACATGGGATTCGGGGCTTTCTCGGCGTCCACCGGGTATAAGAAGTTCCTCCAGGAGACGTCCAAGCGGACCAGCAAGACGTATTTTATCAAGTCCAACTGTGTGAAGTACACGGTTGGTCTGCCTCCCTACGTGCACTGGTAAGTAGTGGCATATCGTGTTCCCCCCCTTGCGTACGCACAAGCTTACTCACGTCGGCGCACCAGTAGGTACTCCGTACCGAGGACCACCACAGACAGGAGCTGtgctgaaaaagaaaaaaaatgctgcacGCGTGTACTCCACACAGGAGCATATATGTTTGCTGCCACAATGagcaattttccttctttaactTTCCAGGGAACAAACGACAGCCTTCAAAAACGCAGTGGACGGACTGCCGCCCCATTTCACAGGCCTAGAAGCAGACAGCGAATGTGCTTCGGATGTCTACGAGCAGAAGAAAACGTCTGATGAGTGCGAAACTGTGCACACGTGGATTACATTCTTCAAGACTTATGGCACGCATATCATTATGGAAGCCCAGCTGGGTACTCGAACGAGGGAGAGAGCAGCCGCGTTATCGGTTTAGCGGCGTAGCGGCCAGATAGAACggcgaaaaggaagaggagggaaaataaaaagacttcccccctttcgACGTGCAAATACGTGCGTACAAACACTTTGCACATTCTTCCGCCCCTTTCCCCGAACCGCAGGTGGCAAAATCACAAAAATCATTCGCGTGGAAAACTCTTCGGTGAaccaaatgaaaaaggacGGACTCAGCGTGAAGGCCCAAGTACAGGCACAGTTTGGCTTTGCCAGCGTAGGCGGGTCGACAAACGTCAGTTCTGATAATTCGTCCAAATCGAATGTGGACAATTACGAGATGAGCGAACAGCTAGTTGTGATTGGAGGGAACCCAATCAAGGATGTCacgaaagaagaaaatttgtACGAATGGTCCAAAACAGTGTCTACCAACCCGATGCCAATAAACATAAAGCTGCTACCAATTTCAACCGTCTTCGAAACAGACGATTTGAAGAACTCCTACGAGAAGGCCCTCATTTACTACACCAGGCTGTATGGCTTTTCCCCTCACGACACGATGCAGAAGGATGAAAAGGACATAGTAAAGATTGTAAGTGTG
This region of Plasmodium coatneyi strain Hackeri chromosome 3, complete sequence genomic DNA includes:
- a CDS encoding Sporozoite protein with MAC/Perforin domain; translation: MKPRNINNLLAIWCIIFSICEYGYVGSLRIGIRRNYSRSHNPHQHGEGEVDFRTNGHLSDLGKHENILSNNISYNSKNEASFLNQKKQLEDDDDDDLGALYNDDDDDDDASTTTGGGSTTSDDDDLELPDQDEGADEEDAQNQLTTEDDAESSGTDEGLKKKFQLSKHEKLIEDKKEQTENTFKKYRFKDDDKDEEVDKEADDDGEGDKTQSNTRDAMKKDLNVFPGLYFAGIGYDSLFGNPLGEADSLTDPGYRGQIILMNWELSNRGIANDLATLQPLNGWIRKENACSRAESIKECSSVSDYAKNLTAEASVSGSYMGFGAFSASTGYKKFLQETSKRTSKTYFIKSNCVKYTVGLPPYVHWEQTTAFKNAVDGLPPHFTGLEADSECASDVYEQKKTSDECETVHTWITFFKTYGTHIIMEAQLGGKITKIIRVENSSVNQMKKDGLSVKAQVQAQFGFASVGGSTNVSSDNSSKSNVDNYEMSEQLVVIGGNPIKDVTKEENLYEWSKTVSTNPMPINIKLLPISTVFETDDLKNSYEKALIYYTRLYGFSPHDTMQKDEKDIVKILTASTTVTNIGAPPISAECPHNMVVLFGFVIRQNFWDHTNKLRSYEMEICESGMSTCTSKQGNTNKYDVSYAYIECGPQALPFIEQVVSVSGTTYNSLKCPNDYSVLFGFGMATSSGKHQSALYTYFTPCRPGMKSCSLNMNNQDDKSYIYLVCVDATIWSGLNNLTLITKDDLHTAVNKYKQFNDGELVVTCPSEGTILTGFYGETHTSSPYVKAPFGKCAKSLKACSVHGCGQAIGMHNYRTLFAVALCKND